From one Leifsonia soli genomic stretch:
- a CDS encoding AarF/UbiB family protein — protein MTSDEAPAAPSKAPAGTPATRARYRRILRFAGWNLTVTWWYELVLPRIGLAGVAARTRSKRMRRFAQRFHGLAVELGGLMIKVGQFMSSRLDVLPPEITSELEGLQDEVPAVPFPAIRALAEAELGVSLESAFADIDETPVAAASLGQAHRGRLTAEVAAETGQDAVVLKVQRPGIDTIVDVDLAALRRVGRWLSHVRLVSDRVDAPALVEEFARTSLQEIDYLHEAANSERFAEEFDGDDRVAVPAVVWERTTRRVLTLQDVTAIKITDADALRAAGIDPADVAPVFAEVMFDQLFSNGFFHADPHPGNIFVTPRPAAAGERPWVLTFVDFGMMGEVPSGTRSGLRKLLIAAASRDGKGLVDAIRDIGVLLPTADTAELERAMTHLFARFGGMGFAELREVDPREFREFAVEFGDVVRSLPFQLPENFLLIIRAMSLTSGVCSALDPSFNLWDSVEPYAAQLLRDERGNLLQDLGQQAIEIAGIAWGLPKRVDALITRVEDGTVAVTSPRLEQRVGRLERAARRLVAAVVFGGAIIAGAIVHATDATLGSVLMIASVVPLAFTVFTGRRGS, from the coding sequence GTGACGTCGGACGAGGCGCCCGCCGCGCCGTCGAAGGCTCCGGCGGGCACGCCGGCCACCCGTGCGCGCTATCGCCGCATCCTGCGGTTCGCCGGATGGAACCTCACCGTCACCTGGTGGTACGAACTGGTCCTCCCGCGCATCGGTCTCGCCGGCGTCGCCGCGCGCACCCGATCGAAGCGGATGCGGCGGTTCGCGCAGCGGTTCCACGGCCTCGCCGTCGAGCTGGGCGGCCTGATGATCAAGGTCGGCCAGTTCATGTCGTCCCGGCTGGACGTGCTGCCGCCGGAGATCACCAGCGAGCTGGAGGGGCTGCAGGACGAGGTGCCCGCCGTGCCGTTCCCGGCCATCCGGGCGCTGGCCGAGGCCGAGCTCGGGGTCTCACTGGAGAGCGCGTTCGCCGACATCGACGAGACACCGGTGGCGGCCGCATCCCTCGGGCAGGCGCACCGCGGCCGGCTCACCGCCGAGGTGGCGGCGGAGACGGGGCAGGACGCGGTCGTCCTCAAGGTGCAGCGTCCCGGCATCGACACGATCGTGGATGTCGACCTCGCCGCCCTGCGCCGAGTCGGCCGCTGGCTCAGCCACGTCCGGCTGGTCTCCGACCGTGTCGACGCCCCGGCGCTGGTGGAGGAGTTCGCGCGCACCAGCCTGCAGGAGATCGACTACCTGCACGAAGCGGCCAACTCCGAGCGCTTCGCCGAGGAGTTCGACGGCGACGACCGCGTCGCCGTCCCCGCGGTGGTCTGGGAGCGGACCACCCGCCGCGTCCTCACCCTCCAGGACGTCACGGCGATCAAGATCACCGACGCCGATGCGCTGCGCGCCGCCGGCATCGATCCCGCCGACGTCGCCCCGGTGTTCGCCGAGGTCATGTTCGACCAGCTCTTCAGCAACGGCTTCTTCCACGCCGACCCGCACCCGGGCAACATCTTCGTGACACCGCGTCCCGCGGCCGCGGGGGAGCGCCCGTGGGTGCTCACCTTCGTCGACTTCGGCATGATGGGCGAGGTCCCCTCCGGCACGCGCAGCGGGCTCCGCAAGCTGCTCATCGCCGCCGCCTCCCGCGACGGCAAGGGCCTGGTGGATGCGATCCGCGACATCGGCGTCCTGCTCCCCACTGCCGACACGGCCGAGCTGGAACGCGCGATGACCCACCTGTTCGCCCGGTTCGGCGGCATGGGCTTCGCGGAGCTGCGCGAGGTCGATCCGCGCGAGTTCCGCGAGTTCGCGGTCGAGTTCGGCGACGTGGTCCGCTCGCTTCCGTTCCAGCTGCCCGAGAACTTCCTCCTCATCATCCGGGCCATGTCGTTGACGTCAGGGGTGTGCAGCGCCCTCGACCCGTCGTTCAACCTCTGGGACTCGGTCGAGCCGTACGCGGCCCAGCTGCTGCGCGACGAGCGCGGCAACCTCCTGCAGGACCTCGGCCAGCAGGCCATCGAGATCGCCGGGATCGCCTGGGGGCTGCCGAAGCGAGTGGATGCGCTGATCACCCGGGTGGAGGACGGCACGGTGGCGGTCACCTCGCCGCGGCTGGAACAGCGGGTCGGCCGCCTCGAACGCGCCGCGCGGCGCCTGGTCGCGGCGGTCGTGTTCGGCGGCGCGATCATCGCAGGCGCGATCGTGCACGCGACGGACGCGACCCTGGGGTCGGTGCTGATGATCGCGTCGGTCGTACCGCTCGCATTCACCGTCTTCACAGGTCGGCGGGGGAGCTGA
- the trxA gene encoding thioredoxin: MATTEITSTNHDQAVADGIVLLDFWADWCGPCHMFAPIFEKASEQHSDITFGKIDTEAQQALAASYGIQSIPTLVAYRDGIPLFSQAGALPGEAVENLIEQIRALDMTEVRKQYDELKAAQQQS; the protein is encoded by the coding sequence ATGGCAACCACAGAGATCACGTCGACCAACCACGACCAGGCCGTCGCCGACGGCATCGTGCTGCTCGACTTCTGGGCCGACTGGTGCGGCCCATGTCACATGTTCGCCCCCATCTTCGAGAAGGCGTCCGAGCAGCACTCCGACATCACGTTCGGCAAGATCGACACCGAGGCCCAGCAGGCGCTCGCCGCGTCCTACGGTATCCAGTCCATCCCGACCCTCGTCGCGTACCGCGACGGCATCCCGCTGTTCTCGCAGGCCGGTGCCCTCCCGGGCGAGGCCGTCGAGAACCTCATCGAGCAGATCCGCGCCCTCGACATGACCGAGGTGCGCAAGCAGTACGACGAGCTGAAGGCGGCGCAGCAGCAGAGCTGA
- a CDS encoding substrate-binding domain-containing protein: protein MNWVTWWGPSSARREVEKHPGVSLEIVPVDALTVLEGRRAGEELVQRGANRRPDAVFAANDLVAVGLLQGLFINGRIRIPEDISLVGYDDIMFASASVVPLTSIRQPSALIGRTGVEILIEEAQDPDREPRHVLYQPELVVRGSSSADATD, encoded by the coding sequence GTGAACTGGGTGACGTGGTGGGGGCCGAGTTCGGCGCGCCGGGAGGTGGAGAAGCACCCCGGTGTCTCCCTCGAAATCGTCCCTGTCGACGCGCTGACCGTGCTCGAAGGACGCCGGGCCGGCGAAGAGCTGGTCCAGCGCGGCGCGAACCGCCGCCCGGACGCGGTGTTCGCCGCCAACGACCTCGTCGCCGTCGGCCTGCTGCAGGGACTGTTCATCAACGGCCGGATCCGCATCCCCGAGGACATCTCGCTCGTCGGCTACGACGACATCATGTTCGCCAGCGCGTCCGTCGTTCCCCTCACCTCGATCCGGCAGCCCAGCGCGCTGATCGGGCGGACAGGGGTCGAGATCCTCATCGAGGAGGCGCAGGACCCGGACCGCGAGCCGCGCCATGTGCTGTACCAGCCGGAGCTCGTCGTCCGCGGGAGCAGTTCGGCGGACGCGACGGACTAG
- a CDS encoding helix-turn-helix transcriptional regulator, translating into MKNTLRSLREEHALSQGALAERLGVSRQTVNALETGRYDPSLPLAFRIARLFDRPIEAIFTPDD; encoded by the coding sequence ATGAAGAACACCCTGCGCAGCCTGCGCGAGGAGCACGCCCTCTCGCAGGGCGCGCTCGCGGAGAGGCTCGGCGTCTCGCGCCAGACGGTGAACGCCCTCGAAACCGGGAGGTACGACCCGTCCCTCCCCCTCGCCTTCCGCATCGCGCGCCTCTTCGACCGCCCGATCGAGGCGATCTTCACCCCGGACGACTGA
- a CDS encoding MarR family winged helix-turn-helix transcriptional regulator: protein MSPTQTPERLTDRELAVWRSLLDTTGELRRLLSSELNRVELSPGDYAVLLALTEAPDRTLRSSELADAIDWERSRVSHHLGRMEKRGLIRRTECPGDNRGALVVLTEDGYEAIRRASGPHLRAVKRLFADALRPDQLDALAGALESIQNHLDRTAADPDSTEGHRP from the coding sequence ATGAGCCCCACACAGACCCCGGAGCGACTCACCGACCGTGAACTCGCGGTGTGGCGGTCGCTGCTCGACACCACCGGCGAGCTGCGCCGGCTGCTGTCCTCCGAGCTGAACCGGGTGGAGCTCTCGCCCGGCGACTACGCCGTCCTGCTGGCCCTCACCGAGGCGCCCGACCGCACATTGCGGTCGTCCGAACTGGCCGACGCGATCGACTGGGAGCGCAGCCGGGTCTCGCACCACCTCGGGCGCATGGAGAAGCGCGGCCTCATCCGCCGCACCGAATGTCCCGGCGACAACCGTGGCGCGCTGGTCGTTCTCACCGAGGACGGCTACGAGGCGATCCGGCGGGCCTCCGGACCGCACCTGCGGGCCGTGAAGCGGCTCTTCGCCGACGCGCTCCGCCCCGACCAGCTCGACGCCCTCGCCGGGGCGCTCGAGAGCATCCAGAACCATCTCGACCGCACAGCGGCCGACCCGGACTCGACGGAAGGACACCGCCCATGA
- a CDS encoding NADPH-dependent F420 reductase, which translates to MSTATARPRVAILGVGHVGSALARILLDAGYEVDVAASGDPQRIQLIASVVMPGARPVWAAEAVAAADVVILAIPLHRFAGLDRGMLDGKLVIDSMNYWAPTDGVQPLFEDTALTSSEIVQRELPLSTVVKTFNHIGYHEMEEDRRLPGDPDRRALGVASDDPEAAALVASLIEDVGYDTVLVESLRDGVAFEPGGPVFGARLGAADFRAAVSGEAVETALASAEVAA; encoded by the coding sequence ATGAGCACCGCCACCGCGCGACCCCGCGTCGCGATCCTCGGCGTCGGGCACGTCGGCTCGGCGCTCGCGCGCATCCTGCTCGACGCCGGCTACGAGGTGGATGTCGCGGCCTCCGGCGACCCGCAGCGCATCCAGCTCATCGCCTCGGTCGTCATGCCCGGCGCCCGCCCCGTGTGGGCGGCGGAGGCGGTCGCCGCCGCGGATGTCGTCATCCTCGCCATCCCGCTGCACCGGTTCGCCGGACTCGACCGCGGGATGCTCGACGGCAAGCTCGTCATCGACTCGATGAACTACTGGGCGCCCACGGACGGCGTCCAGCCGCTGTTCGAGGACACCGCCCTGACCAGCAGCGAGATCGTCCAGCGCGAACTCCCGCTCTCCACCGTGGTGAAGACGTTCAACCACATCGGCTACCACGAGATGGAGGAGGACCGCCGCCTTCCCGGCGACCCGGACCGCCGCGCGCTCGGTGTCGCCTCCGACGACCCCGAGGCCGCCGCGCTCGTCGCCTCGCTCATCGAGGACGTCGGCTACGACACCGTCCTTGTGGAGAGCCTGCGCGACGGCGTCGCGTTCGAGCCGGGCGGCCCCGTCTTCGGTGCGCGCCTCGGCGCGGCCGACTTCCGCGCCGCCGTCTCTGGCGAGGCCGTCGAGACGGCGCTCGCCTCCGCCGAGGTCGCCGCCTGA
- a CDS encoding LLM class flavin-dependent oxidoreductase, which produces MSTAPQSFPLTFGLNTFGDVTSDADGRPISHAQTIRDLVGHGIAAEQAGLDFFGIGEHHVDDMPLSAADIVLSAIAARTERIHVGSAVTVLSSDDPVRVFQRYSTLNAVSDGRAEIILGRGSSIDSFPLFGFDLSDYEQLFEEKTNLFAHLREGGPVTWEGSTRSGLRDQDVVPHLESPLPTWIGVGGSPESVIRTAHYGFSLMLAVIGGPASRFAPYSELFHKALEQFGREPQQIGLHSPGHVAATDEQAREEFWPHYRDMITKVSATRGFAIPTEASFRRELGPDGSLYVGSPETVAAKIAANLRVVGANRFDLKYGIPGMTDESLLTAIRLYGEEVVPRVRELLA; this is translated from the coding sequence ATGAGCACCGCACCCCAGAGCTTCCCGCTGACCTTCGGGCTGAACACCTTCGGCGACGTCACGAGCGACGCCGACGGCCGTCCCATCTCCCACGCCCAGACCATCCGCGACCTGGTCGGCCACGGTATCGCCGCCGAGCAGGCCGGTCTCGACTTCTTCGGCATCGGAGAGCACCACGTCGACGACATGCCGCTCTCCGCCGCCGACATCGTGCTGAGCGCGATCGCCGCACGCACCGAGCGCATCCACGTCGGGTCGGCCGTCACCGTGCTGAGCTCGGACGACCCCGTCCGCGTCTTCCAGCGCTACTCCACCCTCAACGCCGTCTCGGACGGCCGCGCCGAGATCATCCTCGGCCGCGGTTCGAGCATCGACTCGTTCCCGCTCTTCGGCTTCGACCTCTCCGACTACGAGCAGCTGTTCGAGGAGAAGACCAACCTGTTCGCCCACCTCCGCGAGGGCGGGCCGGTCACCTGGGAGGGGAGCACCCGCAGCGGGCTCCGCGACCAGGATGTGGTGCCGCATCTCGAATCGCCGCTGCCCACCTGGATCGGCGTCGGCGGCAGTCCCGAGTCCGTCATCCGCACGGCCCACTACGGCTTCTCGCTCATGCTCGCCGTGATCGGCGGACCGGCGTCGCGGTTCGCCCCGTACAGCGAGCTGTTCCACAAGGCGCTCGAGCAGTTCGGCCGGGAACCCCAGCAGATCGGCCTGCACTCGCCCGGGCACGTCGCCGCAACCGACGAGCAGGCGCGGGAGGAGTTCTGGCCGCACTACCGCGACATGATCACCAAGGTCAGCGCGACGCGCGGGTTCGCCATCCCGACGGAGGCGTCGTTCCGGCGAGAGCTCGGACCGGACGGCAGCCTCTACGTCGGGTCGCCGGAGACCGTCGCCGCGAAGATCGCCGCCAACCTGCGTGTGGTCGGCGCCAACCGGTTCGACCTCAAGTACGGCATCCCCGGGATGACGGACGAGTCGCTCCTCACCGCCATCCGCCTGTATGGCGAGGAGGTCGTCCCCCGCGTCCGCGAACTCCTCGCCTGA
- the treS gene encoding maltose alpha-D-glucosyltransferase has translation MDDEALEATEQDTATAPGETPAEEQAAPEEITYDEQLYPARPRRLRPRANLRGGSIRRTFSDPRAANGQNPAYVEWLVRQSMLKDADVLSRQLSGSPSMWRNPYARPDARRAVSTSDVWFTAYPISLITRPGESFLTALADPELWRAFQRIGINGIHTGPVKRAGGIRGWQETPSVDGHFDRIGTQIDPAFGDEDTFRRLTDVAEEHGGSVIDDIVPGHTGKGADFRLAEMAYKDYPGIYHMVEIPPDEWHLLPEVPEGRDSVNLDPSTEAALAERGYIIGELQRVIFYAPGVKETNWSATAPVIGVDGVTRRWVYLHYFKEGQPSVNWLDPTFSGMRLVIGDALHSLGDLGTSALRLDANGFLGVEKSAEGMPAWSEGHPLSHAANHIIAGMVRKVGGFTFQELNLTVEDIRDTGAVGADLSYDFINRPAYHHALATGDTEFLRLTLRTSLELGVEPVSLVHGMQNHDELTYELVHWATLHQNDVYTFRGEEISGGELAQRIRADLVEAITEPTADYNLVFTTNGIACTSASLIAATQGHATLDSITEDDIPAIRDAHLLLAAFNAWQPGVFALSGWDLLGALTVPRAEVADLIAEGDTRWVERGAHDLLGSAPDADRSAYGMPRARSLYGPLPEQLRKRDSFANRLRELLRIRDRWGIASARQVDVPDVAHPGMLVLVHELETLDEQELPVVQLTVLNMTDTAVDGTVRSEALPHRATVTDAADGSEVGTVDDLASFPVSVPAYGARFLILKRAPLEQ, from the coding sequence GTGGACGACGAGGCACTCGAGGCGACGGAGCAGGACACGGCGACGGCACCCGGCGAGACCCCTGCGGAGGAGCAGGCGGCGCCGGAGGAGATCACCTACGACGAACAGCTCTACCCCGCGAGACCGCGCCGGCTGCGCCCGCGTGCGAACCTCCGCGGAGGCAGCATCCGCCGCACGTTCTCCGACCCCCGGGCGGCCAACGGCCAGAACCCCGCGTACGTCGAATGGCTGGTGCGGCAGTCCATGCTGAAGGATGCGGACGTGCTCAGCCGGCAGCTCTCCGGCTCGCCCAGCATGTGGCGCAACCCGTACGCCCGGCCGGACGCCCGCCGTGCGGTCTCCACATCCGACGTCTGGTTCACCGCGTACCCGATCTCGCTGATCACGCGACCGGGCGAGTCGTTCCTCACGGCGCTCGCCGACCCGGAGCTGTGGCGCGCGTTCCAGCGGATCGGGATCAACGGCATCCACACCGGTCCGGTGAAGCGGGCCGGCGGCATCCGCGGCTGGCAGGAGACCCCGAGCGTCGACGGCCACTTCGACCGCATCGGCACCCAGATCGATCCGGCCTTCGGCGATGAGGACACCTTCCGCCGCCTGACCGACGTCGCCGAGGAGCACGGCGGCAGCGTCATCGACGACATCGTGCCGGGTCACACCGGCAAGGGAGCCGACTTCCGGCTCGCCGAGATGGCGTACAAGGACTACCCCGGCATCTACCACATGGTCGAGATCCCGCCGGACGAGTGGCACCTGCTGCCCGAGGTGCCGGAGGGCCGCGACTCCGTCAACCTCGACCCGTCGACGGAGGCGGCGCTCGCCGAGCGCGGCTACATCATCGGCGAGCTGCAGCGCGTGATCTTCTACGCGCCCGGAGTCAAGGAGACGAACTGGAGCGCCACCGCGCCGGTGATCGGCGTCGACGGCGTCACCCGCCGCTGGGTCTACCTCCACTACTTCAAGGAGGGCCAGCCGTCGGTCAACTGGCTCGACCCGACGTTCTCGGGCATGCGCCTGGTGATCGGCGACGCCCTGCACTCGCTCGGCGACCTCGGCACGAGCGCGCTGCGGCTGGATGCGAACGGCTTCCTCGGCGTCGAGAAGAGCGCGGAGGGGATGCCGGCCTGGTCGGAGGGCCACCCGCTGTCGCACGCGGCGAACCACATCATCGCCGGCATGGTGCGCAAGGTCGGCGGCTTCACCTTCCAGGAGCTCAACCTGACCGTCGAGGACATCCGCGACACCGGGGCTGTCGGCGCCGACCTCTCGTACGACTTCATCAACCGTCCGGCGTACCACCACGCCCTCGCCACCGGCGACACCGAGTTCCTGCGCCTCACCCTGCGCACCTCGCTGGAACTCGGGGTCGAGCCCGTGAGCCTGGTGCACGGGATGCAGAACCACGACGAGCTCACCTACGAGCTCGTGCACTGGGCCACGCTGCACCAGAACGACGTCTACACGTTCCGCGGGGAGGAGATCAGCGGAGGGGAGCTGGCCCAGCGCATCCGCGCCGATCTCGTCGAGGCGATCACCGAGCCGACGGCCGACTACAACCTCGTGTTCACGACGAACGGCATCGCCTGCACGTCGGCCTCCCTCATCGCTGCGACCCAGGGGCACGCGACGCTCGACTCGATCACCGAGGACGACATCCCGGCGATCCGCGACGCCCACCTGCTGCTCGCCGCGTTCAACGCCTGGCAGCCGGGCGTCTTCGCTCTGTCGGGATGGGACCTGCTCGGCGCCCTCACGGTCCCCCGCGCCGAGGTGGCCGACCTCATCGCGGAGGGCGACACCCGCTGGGTCGAGCGGGGAGCGCACGACCTGCTCGGATCCGCACCCGATGCCGACCGCTCCGCCTACGGGATGCCGCGGGCCCGCTCGCTGTACGGGCCGCTCCCCGAGCAGTTGCGGAAGCGCGACTCGTTCGCGAACCGCCTGCGGGAGCTCCTCCGCATCCGCGACCGCTGGGGCATCGCGAGCGCCCGCCAGGTCGACGTCCCGGACGTCGCGCACCCGGGCATGCTCGTCCTGGTGCACGAGCTGGAGACGCTGGACGAGCAGGAGCTGCCCGTGGTGCAGCTGACGGTGCTGAACATGACCGACACCGCCGTCGACGGCACCGTGCGCTCGGAGGCGCTCCCCCACCGCGCAACGGTGACGGATGCCGCCGACGGCAGCGAGGTCGGGACCGTGGACGACCTGGCCAGCTTCCCGGTCAGCGTCCCCGCCTACGGAGCCCGCTTCCTCATCCTGAAGCGCGCCCCCCTCGAGCAGTAG
- the nhaA gene encoding Na+/H+ antiporter NhaA, with amino-acid sequence MTTPLTLIQRSPDPESAGQSRDRRPSIAERFRSMGRSRIGALLLVAATLIAIVWANISFTGYEQFWDTHLIVGVGDLHLDFTLHALVNDALMAIFFFTVGLEVRREFAIGELTSWSRAVVPVVAAVFGLAVPALIFVLFTLGTGMEHAWGVVISTDTAFLVGALALVGPHATGRLRVFLLALAVVDDIGALSIIALVYTENFNPYPLIIAAVGLVGVYFTRYLRGGRGPVYATLAIIVWLAFLASGVHPTLAGVAIALLVPVYRPNRRDVEHALDLARTFRQSPNTEYARAAANSLRESISINERLQSAWGPYVAYVVLPLFALANAGVRLDGDILAGALVSPIAWGVLAGLVVGKFVGVFGSTAVLRLLKIGDFGPGLTLDRLAGGAALCGIGFTISLFIVDLGVRDEAAQNAARVGVLAATIVAFVVATIVFRISDARRPKDEAGLTLVRPVDPARDHIFGSLDAPYEIVEYGDFQCGFCLKATGSVFEVQRELGDRLRYVWRHAPLTRYHPNALAAAEASEAAARQGKFFEFERALFADQEHQLPSDILRRAEELDLDLERFEADLSSPEVAARVRDDMLDAEAMDITAVPTFFINGRRHVGPYDAQSLIRAMQASEGTDTAATAQP; translated from the coding sequence GTGACCACTCCGCTCACGCTCATCCAACGTTCGCCCGATCCCGAGTCGGCCGGGCAGTCGCGCGACCGGCGGCCGAGCATCGCCGAGCGCTTCCGCTCGATGGGGCGCAGCCGCATCGGCGCGCTCCTGCTCGTCGCGGCGACGCTCATCGCGATCGTGTGGGCCAACATCTCGTTCACGGGCTACGAGCAGTTCTGGGACACCCACCTGATCGTGGGGGTCGGCGATCTGCACCTCGACTTCACCCTCCACGCGCTCGTCAACGACGCCCTCATGGCGATCTTCTTCTTTACCGTCGGGCTGGAGGTGCGGCGCGAGTTCGCGATCGGCGAGCTCACCAGCTGGTCGCGCGCCGTCGTCCCGGTCGTCGCCGCGGTCTTCGGGCTGGCGGTTCCCGCGCTCATCTTCGTGCTGTTCACCCTGGGGACGGGGATGGAGCACGCCTGGGGTGTCGTGATCTCCACCGACACGGCGTTCCTCGTCGGCGCGCTCGCCCTCGTCGGCCCGCACGCGACCGGGCGCCTCCGAGTGTTCCTCCTGGCGCTCGCCGTGGTGGACGACATCGGCGCCCTGAGCATCATCGCCCTGGTCTACACCGAGAACTTCAACCCGTATCCGCTGATCATCGCCGCGGTCGGACTGGTCGGCGTCTACTTCACGCGCTATCTGCGCGGAGGCCGGGGGCCGGTGTACGCGACGCTCGCGATCATCGTGTGGCTCGCGTTCCTCGCGTCGGGCGTGCACCCCACGCTGGCCGGCGTGGCGATCGCCCTGCTCGTGCCGGTGTACCGGCCCAACCGGCGGGATGTGGAGCACGCCCTCGATCTCGCCCGCACCTTCCGGCAGTCGCCGAACACGGAGTACGCACGAGCCGCGGCGAACAGCCTGCGCGAGTCCATCTCGATCAACGAACGCCTGCAGTCGGCGTGGGGCCCGTATGTGGCATACGTCGTGCTGCCGCTGTTCGCCCTCGCCAACGCGGGCGTTCGGCTGGACGGCGACATCCTCGCCGGCGCGCTCGTCTCGCCGATCGCCTGGGGTGTGCTCGCCGGTCTCGTCGTCGGCAAGTTCGTCGGCGTGTTCGGTTCCACCGCCGTGCTGCGCCTGCTCAAGATCGGCGACTTCGGGCCGGGCCTCACCCTCGACCGCCTGGCCGGCGGAGCGGCGCTGTGCGGGATCGGCTTCACCATCTCGCTGTTCATCGTCGACCTGGGAGTGCGTGACGAGGCGGCGCAGAACGCCGCCCGCGTCGGCGTGCTCGCGGCGACGATCGTGGCCTTCGTCGTCGCGACCATCGTGTTCCGCATCTCGGACGCCCGCCGTCCGAAGGACGAGGCCGGCCTGACCCTGGTCCGTCCGGTCGACCCGGCGCGCGACCACATCTTCGGGTCGCTGGATGCGCCGTACGAGATCGTCGAGTACGGCGACTTCCAGTGCGGCTTCTGCCTCAAGGCGACCGGGTCGGTGTTCGAGGTGCAGCGCGAGCTGGGCGACCGCCTCCGGTACGTCTGGCGGCACGCGCCCCTCACGCGGTACCACCCCAACGCGCTCGCGGCTGCGGAGGCGTCGGAGGCCGCGGCGCGTCAGGGCAAATTCTTCGAGTTCGAGCGCGCTTTGTTCGCCGACCAGGAGCACCAGCTCCCGTCAGACATCCTGCGCCGTGCGGAGGAGCTCGACCTCGACCTCGAGCGCTTCGAGGCCGACCTCAGCTCCCCAGAGGTGGCCGCCCGTGTCCGCGACGACATGCTGGATGCGGAGGCGATGGACATCACGGCCGTACCGACGTTCTTCATCAACGGCCGCCGCCACGTCGGCCCGTATGACGCCCAGTCGCTCATCCGCGCGATGCAGGCGTCCGAGGGGACGGACACCGCCGCGACCGCGCAGCCGTAG